The following is a genomic window from Sporosarcina jeotgali.
CAAATGCGAGGATGAAGAACATACCGGCAAGTTCCCCGACGTCGATGGAATTGCTGAGAATCAGTTTTGCGACCAGTCGGAAGATGAGCAATGCCGCCAAAATGACGATGAATGCTTTCGATCGTTTCACAAACAATTGACCATTCTTATGTTCAAAGTTTGTTGTAGCAATCAAAATCGTCGAAAAGAGCAGCCCAACAGCTGCGGCTTCCATCACCTGACTCCACGGAACCTGAAATTGAGTAAACAAAAACATGAGCATTCCGGAAGACATAAATAGGGGCGGCAGTATAATACGAATCGGTGAAATCGGGCGTTCTGCCGCTTTTGAGCGGACAATGAACGCTAAGATTCCCATGAAGAAAAAGGCAGCGGTTGAGCCGACGATTAAATAGACGGGCGGGATTTCATTGAAAATCATATCAATCCATTCTTGAAGCTGACTCATCCGCGCGCCTCCTTCAGCTCGTCCAATCGTTTACGAAGTTGCTCCATTGGAACAAACCTCGCAAACCGGGTCGTTTCTTTTCCATGTTTGAATAACAATACAGCAGGCGCTGCAAATAAAGACAGCTGCCCTGCCATTTCAGGTACTTTCGCGACATTTACATAATAGAACGGAAATGGATACTGTTCAGTCAACACTTCCACTTGTGGATATAGCCCATCACATACAGAACAATGATCGGTTTTCACGAATAATAGCATCGCCTCATGTTGTGTTAAAAGTTCTTGCCATGCTTGAAAAGACATAACTTCGTTCATTGTTCAATCCTCCTTGATGGTCAAAAACCTTGGAAATCTCCAAAGATCGGGCTAAGTAAGCTGATTAAGAATGTCATACCGTCGAAGAATAGCACGATACCGAAAACAATCATGAAGGCTCCGCCAATCCGCATAATCGTCTGGTTGTGTTTACGAATCCAGCCAAGACGAGTGACGAAGAACGACAGCACAAAGAATGGAATCGCGAATCCAAGGACGTAGGTCATCATGTAAAGCATACTGGAGCCTGGATTAGATGCTGCGAGTCCGATGATTGCTCCGATGATCGGTCCCATGCACGGCTGCCAGCCTGCTGAAAATGCAAGTCCGATAAGTGCAGATCCTAAGTAACCCGAAGGCCGGTTCTTAAATTGAAGTTTGCGTTCTTGCATTAAAAACTTCGGTGTAAAAATTCCGACTACCATTAAACCGAATAACACGATGAAAATGGCGCCAACCTGCCGAAGAATATCCATGTATTCGATAAAGAAACGACCAATGAATGAAGATCCGAATCCAAGGAAAATGAATACAACAGAAAATCCTAGAAGGAAAAATAACGTATGTAACATTCCGTTTCGGCTCATCCGTTTCTTGTCTGAACGTAAATCATCGATTGACATCCCAGTAATGTAAGAAATGAATGCCGGATACAGCGGCAGGACACATGGGGAAATGAAACTTAAAAATCCCGCTCCGAATGCAAGGAATATGTTCACATCTGTTGCCAAGGAACTTCCCCCTTTTATATTTTTTTCTATCTCCTCTTCATGGTATCAGAACGAGTCATTCAATATGTACTTTTTGTCTGTGAACAGTTTATGACACATTACAAAACCGTACGGCTGATATCGTGTACGGTTTTGTAAGCATTTGTTTAATCAAGCTGTCTGCCCATTTTGAAGCTGATACATTTTATAGTAAAGTCCTTTCATACTTAGCAATTGCTGATGGGTTCCTCGTTCAGCAATCTCTCCTTTATGCAGCACTAATATGAGTTCTGCATCTTGAATCGTACTAAGCCGGTGGGCAATGGCAATAGTAGTCCTTCCTTTTCGCATCTTTTGTAAACTGGCTTGGATTGCAATTTCCGTTTCTGTGTCAATATTGGCGGTTGCTTCATCAAGTACAAGGACCTTCGGATCGACTGCCATAGTTCGTGCAAATGCAATGAGCTGCCGCTGTCCGCTTGATAGGGTCGATCCGCGTTCCATCACTTTGTGTGCGTATTCACCTTCTAACTGTTCAATGAACTTATTGGCTTGGACAAATTCCGCTGCTGTCCTTACCTTTTCTGATGTCATCGATTCGTTATGCAGACGGATATTGCTTTCAATATCCCCATAAAACATGAATGGGTCTTGAAGGACGAGCCCGACTTTGTTCCGTAATTCCTGCATTGGATAGGACTTCAGTGATCGTCCGTCAATGGTAATAGAGCCATGCTCGTACTCATAGAACCTCATAAGCAAGTTAATGATTGAACTTTTTCCGCTGCCTGTATGTCCGACCAGGGCGACGGTTTCACCGGCATTCGCCGTAAACGAAATATCTTTCAATACATCGGTTTTGCCATCATAACTAAACGTAACGCCGTCAAAGATGATAGTTCCTTCTGTAATTTTTGAATCCTTTTCCAGCAGCTGAACAGGCTCCATGTCCGGTTCGTCAATGAGTGTGAAAACCCGTGATGCTGAAACAAGCGCCTGCTGGAAAATAGACATTCGGTTCATCACTTGCTGGACGGGCTGGAACAATCGGCTTAGCAATGTCGTAAATGCATAGATAATCCCCACATCGACCGCAGTTGAAAGCGAAGTGAACCCAAAGTATGCCAGCGTACAGACCACTGCTGCCGCATATAACAAGTCGATGAACGGTCCAAGCAGAATACTGTCGAACTTAATGTTTCTTATTCCCGCTCGATAGTGCCCGTCATTGATTGACTTAAATTCATCTGCAAGCCTCTCTTCTTGGCGGAATGCTTGGATCATGCCCATTCCTGAAAGGGATTCGGATATCTTTCCATTCAATTGACTGAGTCGTTCCCGGATATCTTGATAAAAGTCTGCGCTGTAATACCGATAGACCGATATCAAAATTATAAACAGCGGCAGCAAGACCATTGAATACATCGCAAGCTTTGCATCCAGTGAAAATAACGCAATGTAAACGCCGATGATTCCGAAAATCGCCTGCAAAAACGTGACAACAACACTCACAAACATTTCTTTTATGGCTTCTGTATCGTTTGTCACACGCGAAACGATTGCACCGGCAGGCGTTTTGTCGAAATAGCGCATCCCGAGTCCATGCACTTTAGTAAAGGCATCGATTCGTATTTGCTGGATGATTTTAAGCGCGATTCGCTGAAAGCGCAGCGATTGGAAATAGGAAATGACTACGACTGTCACTTGAATTGCAACATAGGAAACGAGTAAGCGGATAATACTCGTGCGTTCGAAATTCAACGTGACGAGATGATTGTCGATGAATGATTGAATGAGAAGCGGACTTACGATGCTTCCAGTTATCGTGAGCGCTAGGAGCAGCAGCGCAATCGCAATCGACAGTTTATGAGGCTTCAAGTATTGGAGAAGACGAACAAATACTTCCCATTGTCCCCGAGCTGATAGTTTTGTCTGCTTCACTTCTGCCATTACGCCCCGCCCCCTTGTTCTACAGACGCTTCAAGTTGTTGCAAATCGTACATTTCTTTATAACTCCCGTTTAGTGCCATCAATTCTGAATGGGTTCCAGACTCTGCTATTGTCCCTTCGTCCATGACAATAATTTGGTGTGCATGTTGAATGGCGCTTAACCGGTGAGACGTAATGATTGTTGTTTCTCCGCTGCGTGTTTCTTTTAAAGACCGAAGAATCGCTTCTTCGGTCTTTGCATCCACTGCAGAAAGAGAGTCGTCTAAAATAAGCAGCTCAGGCTGCATGAGCAATGCCCGGGCAATCGATATCCGCTGTTTTTGACCTCCGGATAAGGAAACGCCCCGTTCCCCTACAATCGTACGATAGCCTTCTGCAAACCCTTCAATATCTTCGTGGATGTGGGCAAGGCGTGCAGCGTTGT
Proteins encoded in this region:
- a CDS encoding CcdC family protein — its product is MFNEIPPVYLIVGSTAAFFFMGILAFIVRSKAAERPISPIRIILPPLFMSSGMLMFLFTQFQVPWSQVMEAAAVGLLFSTILIATTNFEHKNGQLFVKRSKAFIVILAALLIFRLVAKLILSNSIDVGELAGMFFILAFAMIVPWRIGMLIKYNNLKKRERLTVN
- a CDS encoding thioredoxin family protein, producing MNEVMSFQAWQELLTQHEAMLLFVKTDHCSVCDGLYPQVEVLTEQYPFPFYYVNVAKVPEMAGQLSLFAAPAVLLFKHGKETTRFARFVPMEQLRKRLDELKEARG
- a CDS encoding cytochrome c biogenesis CcdA family protein; amino-acid sequence: MATDVNIFLAFGAGFLSFISPCVLPLYPAFISYITGMSIDDLRSDKKRMSRNGMLHTLFFLLGFSVVFIFLGFGSSFIGRFFIEYMDILRQVGAIFIVLFGLMVVGIFTPKFLMQERKLQFKNRPSGYLGSALIGLAFSAGWQPCMGPIIGAIIGLAASNPGSSMLYMMTYVLGFAIPFFVLSFFVTRLGWIRKHNQTIMRIGGAFMIVFGIVLFFDGMTFLISLLSPIFGDFQGF
- a CDS encoding ABC transporter ATP-binding protein, which codes for MAEVKQTKLSARGQWEVFVRLLQYLKPHKLSIAIALLLLALTITGSIVSPLLIQSFIDNHLVTLNFERTSIIRLLVSYVAIQVTVVVISYFQSLRFQRIALKIIQQIRIDAFTKVHGLGMRYFDKTPAGAIVSRVTNDTEAIKEMFVSVVVTFLQAIFGIIGVYIALFSLDAKLAMYSMVLLPLFIILISVYRYYSADFYQDIRERLSQLNGKISESLSGMGMIQAFRQEERLADEFKSINDGHYRAGIRNIKFDSILLGPFIDLLYAAAVVCTLAYFGFTSLSTAVDVGIIYAFTTLLSRLFQPVQQVMNRMSIFQQALVSASRVFTLIDEPDMEPVQLLEKDSKITEGTIIFDGVTFSYDGKTDVLKDISFTANAGETVALVGHTGSGKSSIINLLMRFYEYEHGSITIDGRSLKSYPMQELRNKVGLVLQDPFMFYGDIESNIRLHNESMTSEKVRTAAEFVQANKFIEQLEGEYAHKVMERGSTLSSGQRQLIAFARTMAVDPKVLVLDEATANIDTETEIAIQASLQKMRKGRTTIAIAHRLSTIQDAELILVLHKGEIAERGTHQQLLSMKGLYYKMYQLQNGQTA